Proteins found in one bacterium genomic segment:
- a CDS encoding S9 family peptidase, with product MPTPRRPIAVDDILKWKIAGPPALSPDGTRTVCPLTIVDEPANGYQTHLWIVDSSHPPRQLTTARARDTGPRWSPDGSRVAFLSDRGGSKQIWVITVDGGEARAATAGALAPSEFAWSPDGKSLAFTGKPEPAARGEQSDVRVISRLHYKQDGEGFWDGRWKQIFVVAASGGEARQVTKGDYDHTGPAWSPDGALLAYAGDNSPDADLDERTDLWIIRADGTGSPRRLTQRIGAVESPAWSSDGRSIAYLGHDSACGGATLSQVWVATPDGGAPVCLTRGYEGSIGHHIGSDVRSQPGMGGVTWSPRGDRLYFLATERGDCQVASVGADGGTVRLETAGEHDLVGCSLDAAARRVACVEADPLTPGELAVADLGSGRPAAFRRLTAWNAPIAEALSLVRPERFEYKTPDGYVFDGWVLKPAAAASGRRVPAVLEIHGGPHGAYGHAFSNQFQLLCAAGYGVVYVNPRGSHGYGQAFLAATHHDWGGGDYEDLMGALDRALAVHEWIDPERLGVCGGSYGGYMTNWILGHTQRFRAGVTLRSTCNRYNHFGTGDIAYLGARWEFPGAPWESPEFYLERSPIAYVRQMKTPLLILHGENDYRCSVEQAEQLFLALKRQGTPTLMVRFPGESHGMSSSGQPRHRTEEMTHLLGWFSTHLGAPVGAREAKG from the coding sequence TTGCCCACGCCAAGACGTCCGATCGCCGTCGACGACATTCTAAAGTGGAAGATCGCGGGGCCGCCCGCATTGTCCCCCGACGGCACCCGCACCGTCTGTCCGCTGACGATCGTCGACGAACCCGCGAACGGCTACCAGACGCATCTCTGGATCGTCGACAGCAGCCACCCACCGCGCCAACTCACCACGGCCCGCGCCCGGGACACCGGCCCGCGCTGGTCGCCGGATGGCAGCCGGGTGGCCTTCCTCTCGGACCGCGGCGGCTCGAAACAGATCTGGGTCATCACCGTGGACGGCGGAGAGGCTCGGGCGGCGACGGCCGGGGCGCTCGCGCCGTCTGAGTTCGCGTGGTCGCCGGACGGCAAGTCGCTGGCGTTTACGGGCAAGCCCGAGCCGGCGGCACGCGGCGAGCAAAGCGACGTCCGCGTCATTTCCCGGCTTCACTACAAACAGGACGGCGAAGGCTTTTGGGACGGCCGATGGAAGCAGATCTTCGTCGTCGCCGCCTCGGGCGGCGAGGCGCGGCAGGTGACCAAGGGTGACTATGATCATACGGGCCCCGCCTGGTCGCCGGACGGCGCGCTGCTCGCCTACGCCGGCGACAACTCCCCGGACGCCGACCTCGACGAGCGCACCGACCTCTGGATCATCCGGGCCGACGGGACCGGCTCGCCGCGCCGCCTGACGCAGCGGATCGGCGCGGTCGAGTCCCCGGCGTGGTCCTCGGACGGACGGTCGATCGCCTATCTCGGGCACGACAGCGCATGCGGCGGGGCCACGCTCTCACAGGTATGGGTCGCGACGCCCGACGGCGGCGCGCCGGTCTGCCTGACGCGCGGGTACGAGGGCAGCATCGGGCACCACATCGGAAGCGACGTCCGTTCGCAGCCCGGCATGGGCGGGGTGACGTGGTCGCCCCGCGGCGACCGGCTCTACTTTCTCGCGACGGAGCGCGGCGACTGCCAAGTCGCCTCGGTGGGAGCGGACGGCGGCACGGTACGGCTCGAGACGGCCGGCGAGCACGACCTCGTCGGCTGCTCGCTCGACGCCGCCGCGCGGCGGGTGGCGTGCGTCGAGGCCGACCCGCTGACGCCCGGGGAGCTCGCGGTCGCCGACCTCGGCAGCGGACGGCCGGCGGCGTTCCGGCGTCTCACGGCGTGGAACGCGCCGATCGCCGAGGCGCTCTCGCTCGTCCGTCCAGAGCGGTTCGAGTACAAGACGCCGGACGGATACGTCTTCGACGGCTGGGTACTGAAACCGGCGGCGGCCGCGTCCGGCCGCCGGGTACCCGCGGTGCTCGAAATCCACGGCGGACCGCACGGCGCCTACGGGCACGCCTTCTCGAATCAGTTCCAGCTGCTGTGCGCCGCGGGCTACGGCGTCGTGTACGTGAACCCGCGGGGCAGCCACGGCTACGGGCAAGCGTTTCTCGCCGCCACGCACCACGACTGGGGCGGCGGCGACTACGAGGACCTGATGGGCGCGCTCGACCGGGCGCTGGCCGTTCACGAGTGGATCGATCCCGAGCGGCTCGGCGTCTGCGGCGGCAGTTACGGCGGCTACATGACCAACTGGATTCTCGGCCACACACAACGGTTTCGGGCCGGCGTGACGCTGCGCAGCACCTGCAACCGCTACAACCACTTCGGCACCGGCGACATCGCGTATCTCGGCGCGCGGTGGGAGTTCCCCGGCGCGCCCTGGGAGTCGCCGGAATTCTACCTCGAGCGCTCCCCGATCGCATACGTGCGGCAGATGAAAACGCCGCTCCTGATCCTGCACGGCGAGAACGACTACCGCTGCTCGGTCGAGCAGGCAGAGCAGCTGTTCCTGGCGCTCAAGCGCCAGGGCACGCCGACGCTCATGGTGCGCTTCCCGGGCGAGAGCCACGGCATGTCGTCGTCCGGGCAGCCGCGGCATCGCACGGAGGAGATGACGCACCTGCTCGGCTGGTTCTCCACGCATCTCGGCGCGCCGGTGGGCGCGCGCGAGGCAAAGGGGTGA
- a CDS encoding YceI family protein, translating to MHKRIAAVIAGITLVAAAAFWQATGGTAPVAHTLAAAAPAPGSANAQHFVIDPRASEASYHVGETLFRDNTFQVAVGVTHGIQGDVYVDRAHPEQSRIGTITVDVNQFTSDNSHRDNAIRTHWLESNAYPTATFVPTSIEGLPKTYAAGQTVPVKIAGNLTVHNTTKPATFTGTLKLSGDTLTGTMQSTVLMKDFGFNPPSIMMLQTEDKALLEFQFTAHPFGA from the coding sequence ATGCACAAACGGATTGCCGCGGTGATTGCGGGGATCACGCTGGTCGCCGCGGCCGCGTTCTGGCAGGCGACCGGGGGCACCGCGCCGGTCGCGCACACGCTCGCCGCCGCTGCGCCGGCGCCGGGCTCGGCGAACGCGCAGCACTTCGTCATCGATCCGCGGGCGTCGGAAGCCTCGTATCACGTCGGCGAGACGCTCTTCCGCGACAACACATTCCAGGTCGCGGTGGGCGTGACGCACGGCATCCAGGGCGACGTGTACGTCGACCGCGCGCATCCCGAACAGAGCCGCATCGGAACGATCACCGTCGACGTCAATCAGTTCACGTCGGACAACAGCCACCGCGACAACGCGATTCGGACCCATTGGCTGGAGTCGAACGCGTACCCGACGGCGACGTTCGTCCCGACCTCCATCGAAGGACTGCCGAAGACCTACGCCGCCGGGCAGACGGTCCCCGTGAAGATCGCCGGCAACCTCACCGTTCACAACACGACGAAACCGGCGACGTTTACCGGGACGCTGAAGCTGTCCGGCGACACGCTCACCGGCACGATGCAGTCGACCGTGCTGATGAAGGACTTCGGATTCAATCCGCCGAGCATCATGATGCTGCAGACCGAGGACAAAGCGCTGCTGGAGTTTCAGTTCACCGCGCATCCGTTCGGCGCCTAG
- a CDS encoding putative metal-dependent hydrolase, whose amino-acid sequence MHARAIPEPPQFPAGPFVPLERYGPGDLRDWIDEIERAPARLRDAVAGLGDAQLDTTYRNWTIRQITHHLADSHLNMYVRVRLALTEERPTIKPYDASLWSALADARTAPVAPSLAIMEGIHARWGLLLRSLPERAFARTFYHPESRADVALWQGLATYAWHARHHTAQIAWVRAHKL is encoded by the coding sequence ATGCACGCGCGTGCGATCCCCGAACCCCCGCAGTTTCCGGCCGGACCGTTCGTCCCTCTGGAGCGCTACGGACCCGGCGACCTGCGCGACTGGATCGACGAGATCGAGCGCGCGCCGGCCCGCCTGCGCGACGCGGTGGCCGGCCTCGGCGACGCGCAGCTCGACACGACCTACCGGAACTGGACGATCCGGCAGATCACGCACCATCTCGCCGACAGCCACCTCAACATGTACGTGCGCGTCCGGCTTGCGCTGACGGAAGAGCGCCCGACGATCAAGCCGTACGACGCCAGCCTCTGGTCCGCGCTCGCCGACGCGCGGACCGCGCCGGTCGCGCCGTCGCTCGCGATCATGGAGGGGATCCACGCGCGATGGGGGCTGCTGCTGCGCTCCCTTCCGGAGAGGGCGTTCGCGCGCACGTTCTACCATCCGGAGAGCCGCGCCGACGTGGCGCTCTGGCAGGGCCTCGCGACGTACGCGTGGCACGCCCGCCACCACACCGCGCAAATCGCATGGGTCCGGGCACACAAGTTGTGA
- the rbsK gene encoding ribokinase: MNSPPRAIRMPEREPRICVAGATNVDLIAKVSRIPAIGETLPADAFHVDCGGKGGNQAVMARRLGARVTMASRVGRDVFGERAVRNYEDRGIDTAFVSWDDEQPSGVAAILVDGDGRNAIVYVPGANYALTPAHIRAAGDAIAQADAVVSQLEIPPATTQEALAIARRARRPVTILNPAPAGAISGDLIELCDVIVPNELEAEALTGVAVRTLDDAAAAARRLREAGARAAVITLGARGALIADEGGTAHIPGLRVGAVDTTGAGDAFIGTLAYLLGAGATLREAARFANAAAALSVTKIGTQASFPSRAEVEELTARLANIT, translated from the coding sequence GTGAATTCGCCGCCGCGCGCGATCCGCATGCCGGAGCGGGAGCCGCGAATCTGCGTCGCCGGCGCCACCAACGTGGACCTCATCGCGAAGGTGTCGCGGATTCCGGCGATCGGCGAGACGCTGCCCGCGGACGCGTTCCACGTCGACTGCGGCGGCAAGGGCGGCAATCAGGCGGTCATGGCCCGCCGGCTCGGCGCGCGCGTGACGATGGCATCGAGGGTCGGACGGGATGTCTTCGGCGAGCGCGCCGTCCGGAACTACGAAGACCGCGGGATCGACACCGCGTTTGTCTCGTGGGACGACGAACAGCCGTCCGGCGTCGCCGCGATCCTCGTGGACGGCGACGGCCGGAACGCGATCGTCTACGTGCCGGGCGCGAACTACGCGCTCACCCCGGCGCACATCCGGGCCGCGGGCGACGCGATCGCGCAAGCCGACGCCGTCGTCTCCCAGCTCGAGATCCCGCCGGCGACGACCCAGGAAGCGCTGGCGATCGCGCGGCGGGCGCGGCGTCCGGTCACGATCCTCAACCCGGCTCCGGCGGGGGCGATCTCGGGCGACCTGATCGAGCTCTGCGACGTGATCGTACCGAACGAGCTCGAGGCCGAGGCCCTCACCGGCGTCGCGGTGCGCACGCTCGATGACGCGGCCGCCGCGGCGCGGCGCCTCCGCGAGGCCGGGGCCCGCGCGGCCGTGATCACGCTCGGCGCCCGCGGGGCGCTTATCGCCGACGAAGGCGGCACGGCCCACATCCCCGGCCTGCGCGTCGGCGCGGTGGACACGACCGGCGCGGGAGACGCGTTCATCGGCACCCTGGCGTACCTGCTCGGCGCCGGCGCGACGCTGCGCGAGGCCGCACGCTTCGCCAACGCCGCCGCGGCGCTGTCGGTGACGAAGATCGGTACGCAGGCGTCCTTCCCGTCCAGGGCCGAGGTCGAAGAATTGACCGCCCGGCTCGCGAACATCACATGA
- a CDS encoding STAS domain-containing protein, with product MKVSYRLEETDAGAVLRVFDDIDLTNANMLADALFSAIDARRGLIIDVRGLRYIDSVGLHILLRAGQRAERLGCALTLVAARPTLQLVERFGLNRLMPVVADLAVSHEVRGPRRERPTEPSKTES from the coding sequence ATGAAGGTGAGTTATCGGCTCGAAGAGACCGACGCGGGCGCCGTTCTCCGGGTGTTCGACGATATCGATCTGACCAACGCGAACATGCTGGCAGACGCGCTCTTCAGCGCCATCGACGCGCGCCGGGGTCTGATCATCGACGTGCGGGGGTTGCGCTACATCGACAGCGTCGGGCTGCACATCTTGTTGCGCGCCGGGCAGCGCGCCGAGCGTCTCGGCTGCGCGCTGACGCTGGTCGCCGCGCGCCCGACGCTGCAGCTTGTCGAGCGGTTCGGCCTCAACCGCCTCATGCCGGTCGTCGCGGACCTCGCGGTTTCGCATGAGGTGCGCGGGCCGCGGCGCGAGCGCCCTACCGAGCCCTCGAAAACCGAGTCGTAG
- the pip gene encoding prolyl aminopeptidase — protein MPPLFPEIEPYDRGTLDAGEGHRVYWETCGNPAGKPAVVLHGGPGSGCAPWHRRLFDPAAYRVVLFDQRGCGRSTPHAGEPSADLAANTTAHLLGDLERLRRRLGVERWLVLGGSWGSTLALAYAETHPERVSEIVLFGVTTGRHREFDWWFRGGAAVLFPAEWERLCAGLPADRRGDVVGAYARLLNDPDPAVHHKAAADWCTWESAGLAWPPEGRLAPRFADPRYALAFARLVTHYVRHNAWLEDGVLIRGAGALAGVPGAMVQGRLDFGAPIAWAWELSKAWPRAELVVVPGAGHAGDHPGISAELVRATTRFSRAR, from the coding sequence GTGCCCCCGCTCTTTCCCGAGATTGAGCCCTACGACCGCGGTACGCTGGACGCGGGCGAGGGACACCGCGTGTATTGGGAGACCTGCGGCAACCCGGCCGGCAAACCCGCGGTCGTGCTCCACGGCGGCCCCGGGTCGGGGTGCGCGCCCTGGCATCGCCGGCTCTTCGATCCGGCAGCCTACCGCGTCGTGCTCTTCGACCAGCGAGGCTGCGGACGCAGCACGCCGCACGCCGGAGAGCCCTCCGCCGACCTTGCCGCCAATACCACGGCGCACCTGCTCGGCGACCTCGAACGGCTTCGCCGCCGCCTCGGCGTCGAGCGCTGGCTCGTGCTCGGCGGCTCCTGGGGCAGCACACTTGCGCTCGCCTACGCGGAAACGCATCCCGAGCGTGTGTCGGAGATCGTCTTGTTCGGCGTGACCACGGGGCGCCATCGGGAGTTCGATTGGTGGTTCCGCGGCGGCGCCGCGGTGCTGTTTCCCGCCGAGTGGGAGCGGCTGTGCGCCGGACTGCCGGCGGACCGGCGCGGCGACGTCGTCGGCGCCTACGCGCGGCTGCTCAACGATCCGGACCCCGCCGTCCACCACAAGGCCGCGGCCGATTGGTGCACCTGGGAATCGGCGGGCCTCGCGTGGCCTCCGGAGGGGCGCCTTGCGCCGCGTTTTGCGGATCCACGCTACGCGCTCGCCTTTGCACGGCTCGTCACACACTACGTCCGGCACAACGCCTGGCTCGAAGACGGCGTCCTTATTCGAGGCGCGGGCGCGCTCGCCGGCGTTCCGGGCGCCATGGTGCAGGGCCGCCTCGATTTCGGGGCCCCGATTGCCTGGGCGTGGGAGCTGAGCAAGGCGTGGCCGCGCGCCGAGTTGGTGGTCGTGCCCGGGGCCGGGCACGCGGGCGATCACCCGGGCATTTCCGCGGAACTGGTCCGTGCTACGACTCGGTTTTCGAGGGCTCGGTAG
- a CDS encoding tRNA-binding protein, producing MDPLEAFRALDLRVGRVAAAEPLEGARKPAYKLTIDFGPLGVLGSSAQLTELYRPEQLIGRQVIAAVNLGARRIAGFASEVLVLGVPDEEGRVVLLAAERNVPPGGRVY from the coding sequence ATCGATCCGCTGGAGGCGTTCCGGGCGCTGGACCTTCGGGTCGGGCGCGTCGCGGCCGCGGAGCCGCTCGAGGGCGCCCGGAAGCCGGCGTACAAGCTGACGATCGATTTCGGTCCGCTCGGCGTGCTCGGGTCGAGCGCGCAGCTTACCGAGCTGTACCGCCCCGAGCAGTTGATCGGCCGCCAGGTGATCGCGGCGGTCAACCTCGGCGCGCGACGAATCGCCGGCTTCGCGTCGGAAGTCCTGGTGCTCGGCGTACCGGACGAGGAAGGCCGGGTCGTGCTGCTCGCGGCGGAACGGAACGTACCGCCGGGCGGGCGGGTCTACTAG
- a CDS encoding DMT family transporter → MNTTLTPRQQAGIDLVALLVVSIWGMSFAFQKIALLQFGAPGFMCLRYLGMLALSWGVFLALRERGEPVGLAKGDLPALALVGVIGYTFYIPLSTFGLSYTTPFANALLIALAPLFAMALLRGLRLETVGRAQYAGMLVALAGAAIFVLPALRLRADQNWIGDLLSLAGAAFFAGYTVASRPLLSRYRLPAMMAYTLTIGTVPVVLPLLPWLFRLPWNAITPAGWAAFAWTVVVPVYVAWTLWNWTIGRMGVARASVFMYLVPVVGGATSWVLFGEGFGPLKVTGALLILAGLSVARRRATAESAQARRLIARYAGR, encoded by the coding sequence ATGAACACGACACTTACGCCGCGTCAGCAGGCCGGCATCGATCTCGTCGCGCTGCTGGTGGTCTCGATTTGGGGCATGAGCTTCGCTTTTCAAAAAATCGCGCTGCTACAGTTCGGGGCGCCGGGGTTCATGTGCCTGCGGTATCTCGGCATGCTCGCGTTGAGCTGGGGCGTCTTCCTCGCGCTCCGGGAGCGAGGGGAGCCGGTCGGGCTCGCCAAGGGCGACCTGCCCGCCCTCGCGCTTGTGGGCGTGATCGGCTACACCTTCTACATTCCGCTCAGCACGTTCGGCCTCAGCTACACCACGCCGTTTGCCAACGCGCTGCTGATCGCGCTCGCGCCGCTCTTCGCGATGGCGCTCCTGCGGGGGCTGCGCCTCGAGACGGTCGGACGCGCCCAGTACGCGGGCATGCTCGTGGCGCTGGCCGGCGCGGCCATCTTCGTCCTGCCGGCCCTCCGGCTGCGGGCCGACCAAAATTGGATCGGCGACCTGCTGAGCCTCGCCGGCGCGGCGTTCTTCGCCGGCTACACCGTGGCGAGCAGGCCGCTGCTCTCCCGCTACCGCCTGCCCGCGATGATGGCGTACACGCTCACGATCGGCACGGTGCCCGTCGTGCTGCCGCTGCTGCCGTGGCTCTTCCGCCTTCCCTGGAACGCCATCACGCCGGCGGGATGGGCTGCGTTCGCGTGGACGGTCGTCGTACCCGTCTACGTCGCGTGGACGCTGTGGAACTGGACGATCGGGCGCATGGGCGTCGCGCGGGCCTCGGTGTTCATGTATCTGGTGCCGGTCGTCGGCGGCGCCACGTCGTGGGTCCTCTTCGGAGAAGGATTCGGGCCGCTCAAAGTGACGGGCGCGCTGCTCATCCTCGCGGGGCTCAGCGTTGCGAGGCGGCGGGCGACGGCCGAATCGGCCCAGGCGCGCCGGCTGATCGCGCGCTACGCGGGAAGGTGA
- a CDS encoding DUF2277 domain-containing protein, protein MCRNIKTLFNFQPAATPEEIRGASLQFVRKISGFAKPSRANEPAFVAAVDEVAAAAARLLASLETSAPPKSREEEAAKAKARAAERFGAPSPARR, encoded by the coding sequence ATGTGCAGGAACATCAAGACGCTGTTCAACTTCCAACCGGCCGCGACTCCTGAGGAGATTCGGGGCGCGTCGCTGCAGTTCGTCAGAAAGATCAGCGGTTTCGCCAAGCCGTCACGGGCGAACGAGCCGGCGTTCGTGGCCGCGGTGGATGAGGTCGCGGCGGCGGCCGCCCGCCTCCTCGCGTCGCTCGAGACGAGCGCGCCGCCGAAGAGCCGGGAGGAAGAAGCCGCCAAGGCGAAGGCCCGCGCCGCGGAGCGGTTCGGTGCCCCCTCGCCCGCGCGCCGCTAG
- a CDS encoding 5'-3' exonuclease H3TH domain-containing protein yields the protein MPPRPRAARGRAATPAGAGPGGGIIVHLLDGTYELFRHFYGLRRFTKGDDPPLGAAAGVLSTVLQMIETGATHLGVATDHVVESFRNTLWSGYKTSAGMEPALLRQFHPLEEALAAMGVAVWPMVELEADDALASAARISSGDGRVAKVSIWTPDKDLAQCVRGERVVQADRKSGRILDEDGVRAKFGVAPARIPDFLALTGDSADGYPGITGIGPVKAARLVNRYGAIEDFPPDALPASARRSALLFKNLATLRMDAPLFEGVEDLRWRGPTEAFAAWAERLGDTRLLRRAQAVPVV from the coding sequence GTGCCCCCTCGCCCGCGCGCCGCTAGGGGACGGGCGGCGACGCCCGCCGGTGCCGGACCCGGCGGCGGGATCATCGTTCATCTGCTCGACGGCACGTACGAGCTGTTCCGGCACTTCTACGGCCTGCGCCGGTTTACGAAGGGCGACGATCCGCCGCTCGGCGCCGCCGCCGGCGTGCTTTCCACGGTGCTGCAGATGATCGAGACGGGCGCGACGCACCTCGGTGTGGCGACCGATCACGTCGTGGAATCTTTCCGCAACACGCTCTGGTCCGGATACAAAACGAGCGCGGGCATGGAGCCCGCGCTGCTGCGGCAGTTCCATCCGCTCGAAGAGGCGCTCGCCGCGATGGGCGTGGCGGTCTGGCCCATGGTCGAGCTCGAAGCCGACGACGCGCTGGCGTCCGCGGCGCGCATCTCGTCCGGGGACGGCCGCGTCGCCAAAGTCAGCATCTGGACGCCCGACAAGGACCTGGCGCAGTGCGTGCGGGGCGAGCGGGTCGTACAGGCGGACCGCAAGAGCGGGCGCATTCTGGATGAAGACGGCGTGCGCGCGAAGTTCGGGGTCGCGCCGGCCCGGATCCCCGATTTCCTGGCGCTGACCGGCGACTCGGCGGACGGCTACCCGGGCATCACGGGGATCGGCCCGGTCAAGGCCGCGCGCCTCGTGAACCGGTACGGCGCGATCGAGGATTTTCCGCCGGACGCGCTCCCCGCCTCTGCGCGCAGGTCGGCGCTGCTGTTCAAAAACCTGGCGACCCTCCGGATGGACGCTCCGCTCTTCGAGGGCGTGGAGGACCTGCGGTGGCGCGGGCCGACGGAAGCCTTCGCGGCCTGGGCCGAGCGCCTTGGAGACACCCGCCTGTTGAGGCGGGCGCAAGCCGTGCCGGTCGTCTAG
- a CDS encoding DoxX family protein yields MNRVLWIVQALLAALFLFAGTMKLVLPLEMMTKQMPLPGWFLRFTGTAEILGALGLILPGVLHIAEDLTPLAAAGLSVVMIGATVVTLAVGGGLSALVPGAVGLLAVFVVCGRAGTGAAEPGRLGPELTGFR; encoded by the coding sequence ATGAACCGTGTGCTCTGGATCGTGCAGGCCCTGCTCGCCGCCCTGTTCCTTTTTGCCGGCACCATGAAGCTGGTGCTGCCGCTCGAGATGATGACCAAACAGATGCCGCTTCCCGGTTGGTTCCTGCGGTTCACCGGAACGGCCGAAATCCTCGGCGCGCTGGGTCTGATCCTGCCGGGCGTGCTTCACATCGCGGAGGATCTGACGCCGCTCGCCGCCGCCGGACTGTCGGTAGTCATGATCGGCGCGACGGTGGTCACGCTGGCCGTCGGCGGCGGGCTGTCCGCCCTCGTCCCCGGGGCGGTGGGGCTGTTAGCCGTATTCGTGGTGTGCGGCCGCGCCGGGACCGGCGCGGCGGAGCCTGGACGGCTCGGTCCCGAGCTAACCGGCTTTCGGTAA